In Pengzhenrongella sicca, a single genomic region encodes these proteins:
- a CDS encoding flagellar biosynthetic protein FliR, whose amino-acid sequence MTLTLPWAGLEATLLAGVRIAAFLVIAPPFSHRGIPGTVKALLALAIGLIVAPRASASSDPTDVAGFAGQLLLQVLIGAALGFLVAMALSVVQAAGGLIDMFGGFQMNAAYDPMMLTNSATFARLYQFTALVLLFASDGYQVVLIGIVRTFDVLPLGMPLDLAAMAATSAAGLTEMFLAALQVAGPLVVVLFLADVGLGLLTRVAPALNAFALGFPLKILMTLLLAGTAFLALPQLVSTLVDGAMTSVLEVAR is encoded by the coding sequence TGGGCCGGGCTCGAGGCCACGCTGCTCGCCGGCGTGCGGATCGCCGCCTTCCTCGTCATCGCGCCGCCGTTCTCGCACCGGGGCATCCCCGGGACGGTCAAGGCCCTGCTCGCGCTGGCGATCGGCCTCATCGTCGCGCCGCGAGCGAGCGCGAGCTCCGACCCCACCGACGTCGCGGGCTTCGCTGGCCAGCTGCTGCTGCAGGTGCTCATCGGCGCGGCGCTCGGCTTCCTGGTCGCGATGGCGCTGTCGGTCGTGCAGGCCGCCGGGGGGCTCATCGACATGTTCGGCGGGTTCCAGATGAACGCGGCCTACGACCCGATGATGCTGACGAACAGCGCGACCTTCGCGCGCCTGTACCAGTTCACCGCGCTCGTGCTGCTGTTCGCCTCGGACGGGTACCAGGTGGTGCTCATCGGGATCGTCCGCACGTTCGACGTGCTGCCGCTCGGCATGCCGCTCGACCTCGCGGCGATGGCCGCCACGAGCGCCGCAGGCCTGACCGAGATGTTCCTCGCCGCGCTGCAGGTCGCCGGGCCGCTCGTCGTCGTGCTGTTCCTCGCCGACGTCGGCCTCGGGCTCCTCACGCGCGTCGCCCCCGCGCTCAACGCCTTCGCGCTCGGCTTCCCGCTGAAGATCCTGATGACGCTGCTGCTCGCGGGGACCGCGTTCCTTGCGCTGCCCCAGCTGGTCTCCACGCTGGTCGACGGCGCGATGACGTCAGTCCTCGAGGTGGCCCGATGA